In one Brevibacillus composti genomic region, the following are encoded:
- a CDS encoding phage portal protein, producing the protein MDYARRWLGMEKRETLELNVDDRRLLEVLGIEPGDVNVRGKNALKVDTVFACVRIRSESVAKLPLKVFQEDESGIQKHTRHPVYQLLRLRPNPYMSAFDFWKCIEAQNSMYGNAYVSMEFDHRGRIVGLWPMDASRVKIIVDNDTGASGVLTSRSKLWYEVNLGYEQRKLSPDEVLHFKGGVTLDGIVGLSPLDCLRATVENAASANKFVNNFYKQGLQVKGIVQYVGDLDEKAKKNFREKFEAMSSGLNNSHRVALMPIGYQFVPIALNMHDAQFLENNQLTIRQIASAFGIKMHQLNDLTRATHTNVAEQQKEFYTDTLQPILTMYEQELTYKLLLDEEIQEGYFFRFNVDAILRSDIKTRYEAYRIGVQGGFLAPNEARAKEELPPMEGGDQLLVNGSVVPITMAGSAYKAKGGDGAGQGKKDDPDEGDPGVTG; encoded by the coding sequence ATAGATTATGCACGGCGCTGGCTTGGTATGGAAAAGCGAGAAACATTGGAACTGAACGTTGATGACCGGCGGCTGCTCGAAGTGTTGGGCATTGAGCCGGGTGATGTCAACGTGCGGGGGAAAAACGCCCTCAAAGTAGACACTGTGTTTGCCTGTGTCCGCATCCGATCCGAATCGGTGGCGAAACTGCCTCTGAAGGTATTCCAGGAGGATGAGTCTGGAATACAAAAACACACGCGGCACCCGGTGTATCAATTGCTCCGGTTGCGCCCCAATCCGTACATGAGCGCTTTTGACTTTTGGAAGTGCATCGAGGCGCAAAACAGTATGTACGGCAACGCTTACGTTTCCATGGAGTTTGATCATCGCGGACGGATTGTCGGGTTGTGGCCGATGGACGCCAGCCGGGTTAAGATCATCGTGGATAACGACACCGGCGCAAGCGGCGTTCTCACCAGTCGATCGAAGCTCTGGTATGAGGTGAACCTTGGCTATGAGCAGCGAAAGCTTTCGCCGGATGAGGTTCTGCACTTCAAAGGCGGCGTGACCCTGGACGGGATTGTCGGTCTATCCCCGCTGGATTGCTTGCGGGCTACAGTTGAAAATGCGGCGTCGGCGAACAAGTTCGTCAACAACTTCTACAAGCAGGGATTGCAGGTAAAAGGTATCGTCCAGTATGTTGGCGACCTGGATGAGAAGGCCAAGAAAAATTTCCGTGAGAAGTTTGAAGCCATGTCATCGGGGTTGAACAACAGCCACCGGGTCGCGTTGATGCCCATTGGCTATCAGTTCGTGCCGATTGCGCTGAATATGCACGACGCGCAATTCCTAGAGAACAATCAGCTGACGATCCGGCAAATTGCTTCTGCCTTTGGTATTAAGATGCATCAGCTCAATGACTTGACCAGGGCGACGCATACAAACGTAGCTGAGCAGCAGAAGGAGTTTTACACGGACACGCTACAGCCGATCCTCACGATGTACGAACAAGAACTGACATACAAGCTGCTGCTGGACGAAGAGATCCAGGAAGGGTACTTTTTCCGCTTTAACGTCGACGCCATTCTGCGGAGCGATATCAAAACCAGGTATGAAGCGTATCGCATCGGCGTGCAGGGTGGGTTTCTCGCACCCAATGAGGCCCGGGCGAAGGAGGAACTTCCGCCAATGGAAGGCGGCGACCAACTGCTGGTGAACGGTAGTGTTGTACCGATCACCATGGCTGGAAGCGCCTATAAAGCGAAAGGGGGTGATGGAGCTGGACAAGGAAAAAAAGACGACCCAGACGAAGGAGATCCGGGCGTTACCGGTTAA